The proteins below come from a single Campylobacter sp. CCUG 57310 genomic window:
- the rpsR gene encoding 30S ribosomal protein S18 yields MAEKRKYSRKYCKYCEAKVDFIDYKDTTLLKYSLSERFKIMPRRLTGNCKKHQEMVEQTIKRARHAAFIPYIVDRDNVVTNPFEGL; encoded by the coding sequence ATGGCAGAGAAAAGAAAATATTCAAGAAAATATTGCAAATATTGTGAAGCAAAAGTTGATTTTATAGATTACAAAGACACAACGCTTTTAAAATACTCTCTTTCAGAGCGTTTTAAAATAATGCCAAGACGTCTTACAGGTAACTGCAAAAAACACCAAGAGATGGTCGAGCAAACTATCAAAAGAGCGAGACATGCGGCATTTATACCTTACATAGTAGATCGCGACAACGTAGTTACAAATCCTTTCGAGGGTCTATAA
- a CDS encoding alanine racemase, whose amino-acid sequence MRLHEIPTPALIIDKKIVMQNLQKMQEYPEKYKVNLRPHTKTHKMPYFAKLQENFGAKGITVAKVGEAEVMARNGLKDIFIANEIAGDEKFERIIKLTKDGINLSFGIDSIEQSNLVQSVFEKFRVKANVLIEIEVGENRSGVIEKEDFAALINHLKICKNINFKGIFSHDGHSYKATDKKECEQIHLKSQKRTLEFASIASELNLPAEIVSIGSTPSLINDFEILKGVTEIRPGTYIFMDASQAMAYGDFSMNAATVLTTIISKPTNKRVITDVGAKGLTQQRRTVGFVATPGLGKIKGTDVWIDSVYDEHAIIYDKNLRDSVNIGDKLEIYPNHICPVVNLYEFAYLIEDGQVVDKIEVSCRGKIY is encoded by the coding sequence ATGCGACTTCATGAAATTCCAACACCCGCTTTAATAATAGATAAAAAAATCGTAATGCAAAATTTGCAAAAAATGCAAGAGTATCCAGAAAAATACAAAGTAAATTTGCGTCCTCATACTAAAACTCACAAAATGCCGTATTTCGCCAAGCTTCAAGAAAATTTTGGAGCCAAAGGCATAACTGTGGCTAAAGTAGGTGAAGCCGAAGTGATGGCTAGAAATGGGCTTAAAGATATATTTATAGCAAATGAAATAGCAGGCGATGAAAAATTTGAGCGAATCATAAAACTCACAAAAGACGGCATAAATTTAAGCTTTGGGATTGACAGTATCGAGCAATCAAATTTAGTTCAAAGCGTATTTGAAAAATTTAGAGTTAAAGCTAATGTGTTAATAGAAATAGAAGTAGGCGAAAATCGCTCAGGAGTAATCGAAAAAGAAGATTTTGCAGCTCTTATAAACCATCTTAAAATTTGCAAAAATATAAATTTCAAAGGCATATTTTCACACGACGGTCACTCATACAAAGCTACCGACAAAAAAGAGTGTGAGCAGATTCACTTAAAAAGCCAAAAGCGCACTCTTGAATTTGCGTCTATCGCTAGCGAGCTAAATTTACCAGCCGAGATAGTAAGTATCGGATCTACGCCTTCGTTGATTAATGATTTTGAGATACTAAAAGGCGTAACGGAGATAAGGCCTGGAACTTATATCTTTATGGACGCATCTCAAGCCATGGCTTACGGCGACTTTAGCATGAATGCAGCTACCGTGCTTACGACTATCATCAGCAAGCCTACAAACAAACGCGTGATAACCGATGTAGGAGCAAAGGGTCTAACCCAGCAAAGACGCACCGTAGGATTTGTGGCTACACCGGGACTTGGCAAGATAAAAGGAACTGACGTATGGATTGACTCCGTCTATGACGAGCATGCCATAATCTATGATAAAAATTTAAGAGATAGCGTTAATATAGGCGATAAGCTTGAAATTTACCCAAACCACATCTGCCCTGTCGTAAATTTATATGAATTTGCTTATTTAATTGAAGATGGGCAAGTTGTAGACAAAATAGAGGTAAGCTGCAGGGGTAAAATTTACTAA